Proteins from one Mycolicibacter virginiensis genomic window:
- a CDS encoding oxygenase MpaB family protein, translated as MTISEPVPLVERSVNDSLGAHPAPRRRSWLPQVTCDDNMMMGVALLAGPANVIMQLARPGVGYGVMESKVESGRVDLHPIKRARTTFTYLVVSTQGSDAQKAAFREAVNSAHRQVRSTADSPVKYNAFDRDLQLWVGACLYKGNVDIHRIFLGEMDDEHADRHYRNEGKAMATMLQVPEDMWPADRAAFDRYWQEQLDKVHIDDAVREYLKPIAASRLRGLTLPGPLQRANERLALLITTGFLPQRFRDEMQLPWDADKQRRFDRLMGVLRGINNLLPQFLRGFPFNLILWDLDRRIRAGRPLV; from the coding sequence ATGACAATCAGCGAGCCGGTTCCCTTGGTGGAGCGTTCGGTGAACGACTCGCTGGGTGCGCACCCCGCCCCACGCCGACGTTCGTGGTTGCCACAGGTCACCTGTGACGACAACATGATGATGGGCGTGGCATTGTTGGCCGGCCCCGCCAACGTGATCATGCAACTGGCGCGGCCCGGGGTGGGCTACGGCGTGATGGAGAGCAAGGTCGAAAGCGGCCGGGTGGACCTGCATCCGATCAAGCGAGCTCGCACCACGTTCACCTATCTGGTGGTTTCCACCCAAGGCAGCGACGCGCAGAAGGCCGCCTTCCGCGAAGCGGTCAACAGTGCGCACCGCCAGGTTCGCTCGACCGCCGACAGCCCGGTGAAGTACAACGCATTCGACCGTGACCTGCAGCTGTGGGTGGGAGCCTGCCTCTACAAGGGCAACGTCGACATCCACCGCATCTTCCTCGGTGAGATGGACGACGAGCATGCCGACCGGCATTACCGCAACGAGGGCAAGGCGATGGCCACCATGTTGCAGGTGCCTGAGGACATGTGGCCCGCCGACCGGGCCGCCTTTGACCGGTACTGGCAGGAGCAGCTGGACAAGGTCCACATCGACGACGCCGTTCGCGAGTACCTGAAGCCGATCGCGGCGAGCCGGCTGCGGGGCCTGACCCTGCCCGGCCCATTGCAGCGGGCGAACGAGCGGCTCGCGCTGCTGATCACAACCGGTTTCCTGCCGCAGCGCTTCCGCGACGAGATGCAGCTGCCGTGGGACGCCGACAAGCAACGCCGGTTCGACCGGTTGATGGGCGTTCTTCGGGGAATCAACAACCTGCTACCGCAGTTCTTGCGCGGCTTCCCCTTCAACCTGATCCTGTGGGACCTCGACCGCCGTATCCGCGCCGGTCGCCCGCTGGTGTGA
- a CDS encoding TetR/AcrR family transcriptional regulator — protein MVDVVSAVPERPYRGVQAADRLAERRERLLAAGLDVLGARELVELTVRGICHRAGVASRYFYESFADKDEFVAAVFDRVVGDLATSTQAAVAAVPYAEQTRAGMAHLVSAIAGDARVGRMLFSTQLTNALLVRKRAESSALFAMLSGRHVQNVLRVPGNDHIKAVAHFVVGGVAQTISAWLAGDINLAPDQLVNQLTALLGQLDDPALFRG, from the coding sequence ATGGTGGACGTGGTTTCCGCCGTTCCCGAGCGCCCCTACCGAGGTGTGCAAGCAGCCGACCGGCTGGCCGAGCGCCGGGAACGCCTGCTAGCTGCCGGTCTCGACGTGCTGGGAGCCCGCGAGTTGGTCGAGTTGACCGTGCGAGGGATCTGCCACCGAGCCGGTGTGGCGTCGCGGTATTTCTATGAGAGTTTCGCCGACAAGGACGAGTTCGTGGCCGCGGTGTTCGACCGGGTGGTCGGTGACTTGGCGACCAGCACCCAGGCCGCCGTTGCCGCGGTGCCTTATGCCGAGCAGACCCGGGCCGGCATGGCCCATCTGGTGTCTGCCATTGCCGGGGACGCCCGCGTCGGCCGAATGCTGTTCAGCACGCAGCTGACCAATGCACTGCTAGTGCGCAAACGCGCTGAATCCAGTGCACTGTTCGCGATGTTGTCCGGCCGCCACGTGCAGAACGTCTTGCGGGTGCCGGGCAACGACCACATCAAGGCGGTCGCGCATTTCGTGGTCGGCGGGGTGGCCCAGACAATCAGTGCCTGGCTGGCCGGGGATATCAACCTGGCGCCGGACCAACTGGTGAACCAGCTGACCGCGCTGCTGGGCCAACTCGACGATCCGGCCCTGTTCCGGGGCTAG
- a CDS encoding serine hydrolase domain-containing protein — translation MSAVAPGHRPAGISLENWLSDPYSQWSFQHVEDFVATAVIARGTGPVAAWPATGAELAEVPVTTSEGAVTTVGAVMDATATDGWAVAHRGALVAEEYRGAMSAHTRHLLFSVSKSMVAAVVGALHGTGAIALDAPVTSYVPALADCGYAGATVRHLLDMRSGIAFSDNYLHPTAEIHALDEAVGWAPRGSEDGPATLRDFLLTLRQKSEHGGAFEYRSCETDVLGWICEVAGGQRMPDLMSELLWSRIGAQCDATIGVDPVGTGFFDGGISTCLTDLIRFGSLFSRDGVSLTGRQVVPAAWIADTLDGGPDSRQAFAASPDDTGMPGGMYRNQVWFPYPGNTVVLCQGMCGQLIYVDRAAEVVAAKVSTQSYAADSRMLSDTLRAFDAIAQALA, via the coding sequence GTGAGCGCCGTCGCGCCCGGTCACCGCCCGGCCGGGATCTCCCTAGAAAACTGGCTGTCCGACCCGTATTCGCAGTGGTCGTTTCAGCACGTCGAAGACTTCGTGGCGACTGCGGTGATTGCGCGTGGGACCGGGCCCGTCGCGGCATGGCCCGCGACGGGCGCCGAGCTGGCCGAGGTCCCGGTGACCACCAGCGAGGGGGCCGTCACGACCGTCGGTGCCGTCATGGACGCCACCGCGACCGACGGGTGGGCCGTCGCCCACCGCGGCGCGCTGGTGGCCGAGGAGTACCGGGGCGCAATGAGCGCACACACCCGGCACCTGCTGTTCTCGGTGAGCAAGTCGATGGTGGCCGCGGTCGTCGGCGCGCTGCACGGTACTGGGGCGATCGCCCTTGATGCACCGGTCACCTCATACGTGCCTGCCCTGGCCGACTGCGGCTACGCCGGGGCGACGGTGCGCCACCTGCTGGATATGAGATCGGGTATCGCCTTCTCGGACAATTACCTGCACCCGACCGCGGAGATACACGCCCTCGACGAGGCCGTCGGTTGGGCCCCCAGAGGCAGCGAGGACGGTCCGGCCACCCTGCGCGACTTCCTGCTGACGTTGCGGCAGAAGTCGGAACACGGCGGCGCGTTCGAATACCGGTCATGCGAAACCGACGTGCTGGGCTGGATCTGCGAGGTCGCGGGCGGCCAGCGGATGCCCGATCTGATGTCGGAACTGCTGTGGAGCCGCATCGGTGCGCAATGTGACGCCACCATCGGCGTGGACCCGGTCGGCACTGGATTCTTCGACGGCGGCATCAGCACCTGCCTTACCGACCTGATCCGATTCGGGTCGCTGTTCTCCCGCGACGGTGTCTCGTTGACCGGCCGGCAGGTGGTGCCGGCGGCGTGGATCGCCGACACGCTCGACGGCGGTCCGGACTCACGTCAGGCGTTCGCCGCCAGCCCGGACGACACCGGAATGCCCGGCGGGATGTACCGCAATCAGGTGTGGTTCCCCTATCCGGGCAACACCGTGGTGTTGTGCCAAGGCATGTGCGGCCAGCTGATCTACGTCGATCGGGCCGCGGAGGTGGTCGCCGCCAAGGTTTCCACCCAGTCCTACGCAGCCGACTCCCGGATGCTGTCGGACACCCTGCGCGCCTTCGATGCGATAGCGCAAGCGCTGGCCTAG
- a CDS encoding biotin carboxylase, whose amino-acid sequence MEAPRRCLNGISDVRAFFHTNTAPLYFISPTPFNLLGIDRWVRNFFYLTYFDSFEGAHSRVFVPRRRDRIDFDSMGDVCNHLLRDSETLDFIARRGPGGRACFVMLDEETQALTRQAGLNVMHPPAELRHRLGSKIVMTRLADEAGVPSVPHAIGRVGSYDELVALAQSADLGDDLVVEAAYGNAGSATFFVCGRGDWDHCAGNLVDQEIKVMKRIRNVEICLEGAVTRHGTVIGPAMTSLVGYPELTPNKGSWCGNDVWREALPPAQKHIARQMVRKLGDVLKREGYRGYFEVDLLHDLDADELYLGEVNPRLSGASPMTNLTTEAYADIPLFLFHLLEYMDVDYELDIDEINARWERGYGDNEVWGQLILSETASDVELFTATPRTGVWRLDDEGRASFARQGNDWATLLDESEAFYMRVAAPGDLRCQGAQLGVLVTRGHLQTPDYQLTERCRRWVNGLKAQFASTPLAPATPIVSRLVARA is encoded by the coding sequence ATGGAAGCGCCGCGCCGCTGTCTGAACGGCATCTCCGACGTGCGCGCGTTCTTCCACACCAACACCGCACCGCTGTATTTCATCTCGCCGACCCCGTTCAACCTGCTGGGCATCGACCGCTGGGTTCGAAACTTCTTCTACCTGACCTACTTCGACTCTTTCGAGGGCGCCCATTCGCGAGTGTTCGTACCCCGGCGCCGTGACCGCATCGACTTCGACTCCATGGGAGACGTCTGCAACCACCTGCTGCGTGATTCCGAAACGCTCGACTTCATCGCCCGACGCGGCCCCGGCGGCCGGGCCTGTTTTGTGATGCTCGACGAGGAGACCCAGGCCCTGACGCGCCAGGCCGGGCTCAACGTCATGCACCCCCCTGCTGAACTTCGCCATCGCCTCGGTTCCAAGATCGTCATGACGCGCCTGGCCGACGAAGCGGGTGTGCCGAGCGTGCCGCACGCGATCGGCCGGGTGGGCTCCTACGACGAGTTGGTGGCGCTGGCGCAGAGCGCCGACCTCGGCGATGACCTGGTGGTCGAGGCCGCGTACGGCAACGCCGGCAGCGCGACGTTTTTCGTGTGCGGCCGGGGCGACTGGGACCACTGCGCCGGCAACCTGGTCGACCAGGAGATCAAAGTCATGAAGCGCATTCGCAACGTCGAGATATGTCTCGAAGGTGCGGTGACCCGCCACGGCACGGTGATCGGCCCCGCGATGACGAGTCTGGTCGGCTACCCGGAGCTGACGCCGAACAAGGGCAGCTGGTGCGGCAACGATGTCTGGCGCGAGGCCCTGCCGCCCGCCCAGAAGCACATCGCGCGCCAGATGGTGCGCAAGCTGGGCGATGTCCTGAAGCGCGAAGGCTACCGCGGCTACTTCGAAGTGGACCTGTTGCACGATCTCGATGCCGACGAGCTCTACCTCGGCGAGGTCAACCCGCGGCTGTCCGGGGCGAGCCCGATGACCAATCTGACCACCGAGGCCTACGCCGACATCCCGCTGTTCCTGTTCCACCTGCTCGAGTACATGGATGTCGACTACGAACTCGACATCGACGAGATCAACGCACGCTGGGAACGCGGCTACGGCGACAACGAGGTCTGGGGTCAACTGATCCTCTCGGAGACCGCCTCGGACGTCGAACTGTTCACCGCGACGCCGCGCACCGGAGTGTGGCGCCTCGACGACGAGGGGCGCGCCTCCTTCGCCCGGCAGGGCAATGACTGGGCCACCCTGCTCGACGAGTCCGAGGCCTTCTACATGCGGGTGGCGGCACCGGGTGATTTGCGCTGCCAGGGCGCTCAACTCGGTGTGCTCGTCACCCGCGGGCACCTGCAGACCCCGGACTATCAGCTCACCGAGCGCTGCCGACGATGGGTCAACGGCCTCAAGGCGCAGTTCGCCTCCACCCCGCTGGCCCCGGCCACGCCGATCGTCTCCCGGCTCGTCGCACGCGCGTGA
- a CDS encoding DUF1707 SHOCT-like domain-containing protein, with amino-acid sequence MRNSTRRGVDTTGAQSRAADTDRIQLAQVLGDAVAQGQLPMSEYEARLAKAYAAQTYDELDGLRADLPGSSVCPHRGGDCKPAPSTLLLAIMSSFERRGRWNVPKRLTTFSLWGGGVIDLRYADFTSPDVEINAYSIMGGQTILLPPEVNVDIHGYGVMGGFDQHVEGTGTPGAPTVKVRGFSLWGGVGIRRKSRKRRS; translated from the coding sequence ATGAGGAACTCAACCCGGCGCGGCGTCGACACCACTGGCGCCCAGTCGCGCGCCGCTGACACCGACCGGATCCAGTTGGCGCAGGTGCTCGGCGACGCCGTCGCGCAGGGTCAGTTGCCGATGAGCGAGTACGAGGCGCGGCTCGCCAAGGCCTACGCGGCGCAGACCTACGACGAGCTCGACGGCCTGCGTGCCGACCTGCCGGGCTCCTCGGTGTGCCCGCATCGCGGTGGTGATTGCAAACCCGCGCCGTCGACGTTGCTGCTGGCGATCATGAGCTCCTTCGAGCGGCGCGGTCGGTGGAACGTGCCCAAGCGGCTGACCACCTTCTCGCTGTGGGGCGGCGGCGTGATCGACCTGCGTTACGCCGACTTCACCTCGCCGGACGTCGAGATCAACGCCTACTCCATCATGGGCGGGCAGACCATTCTGCTGCCGCCCGAGGTCAACGTCGACATCCACGGTTATGGCGTGATGGGCGGCTTTGACCAGCATGTCGAAGGCACCGGCACCCCCGGTGCACCGACGGTGAAGGTGCGCGGCTTCTCGCTGTGGGGCGGGGTCGGCATTCGGCGCAAGAGCCGCAAACGTCGCAGCTGA
- a CDS encoding enoyl-CoA hydratase family protein: protein MDTLVSYAGPEDTGDGSARLTLDSPHNRNALSSKLVAQLHAGLRDAAADPNVRVVVLGHTGSTFCAGADLSEATGDPDASPGDLAADRAREMAALLRAIVECPRPVIAAVDGHVRAGGMGLVGACDLAVAGPASTFALTEARIGVAPSIISLTLLPKLAPRAAARYYLTGEKFGAVEAAAIGLITLATDDVGAAVADLVANLRLGSPQGLAASKALTTAAVLAGFDRDAEPLSVASARMFVSDEAREGMLAFLQKRPPSWAQ, encoded by the coding sequence ATGGACACGCTCGTCTCCTACGCCGGGCCGGAAGACACCGGCGACGGTTCGGCCCGGCTCACCCTGGACTCCCCGCACAACCGCAACGCGCTGTCGTCGAAGCTGGTCGCCCAGCTGCATGCCGGGCTGCGCGACGCGGCGGCCGACCCGAACGTGCGGGTGGTGGTGCTGGGCCACACCGGCAGCACGTTCTGCGCCGGCGCGGACCTGAGTGAGGCCACCGGCGACCCAGATGCCAGTCCCGGAGACCTGGCCGCGGACCGGGCCCGCGAAATGGCGGCACTGCTGCGGGCGATCGTCGAGTGCCCACGGCCGGTGATCGCGGCGGTGGACGGGCACGTACGGGCCGGCGGCATGGGGCTCGTCGGCGCCTGCGACCTCGCGGTCGCCGGGCCGGCCAGCACCTTCGCGCTGACTGAGGCCCGCATCGGCGTGGCGCCGTCGATCATCTCGCTGACGCTGCTGCCCAAGCTGGCGCCGCGGGCCGCGGCCCGCTACTACCTGACCGGCGAGAAGTTCGGCGCGGTCGAAGCCGCGGCGATCGGGCTGATCACCTTGGCGACTGACGATGTCGGAGCGGCGGTCGCGGACCTGGTCGCCAACCTGCGGCTGGGGTCCCCGCAGGGGCTGGCCGCCTCCAAGGCCCTGACCACCGCGGCGGTACTGGCCGGGTTCGACCGGGACGCCGAGCCGCTCAGCGTCGCCTCGGCGCGGATGTTCGTCTCCGATGAGGCGCGGGAAGGGATGCTGGCGTTTTTGCAGAAGCGCCCACCCAGCTGGGCTCAGTAA
- a CDS encoding acyl-CoA dehydrogenase family protein — MSDTSFIESDERRALRESVAAMARNYGQDYYLEKARAGEHTDELWNEAGKLGFIGVNLPEEYGGGGAGMYELSLVMEEMSANGCALLMMVVSPAINGTIISKFGTDEQKKRWIPGIADGSLTMAFAITEPDAGSNSHKITTTARRDGSDWILKGQKTFISGVDQAQAVLVVGRSEDAKTGNLRPALFVVPTDTPGLSWTPIEMELVSPERQFQVFLDDVRLPADALVGSEDAAIAQLFAGLNPERIMGAASAVGMGRFAIGKAVDYVTTRQVWKTPIGAHQGLSHPLAQNHIEIQLAKLMMQKAATLYDAGDDFGAAEAANMAKYAAGEASTRAVDQAVQSLGGNGLTKEYGIAAAVTSSRLARIAPVSREMILNFVAQTSLGLPRSY, encoded by the coding sequence CGCAACTACGGCCAGGACTACTACCTGGAGAAGGCCCGCGCCGGCGAGCACACCGACGAACTGTGGAACGAGGCAGGCAAACTCGGCTTCATCGGTGTCAACCTGCCCGAGGAGTACGGCGGCGGCGGCGCCGGCATGTACGAGCTGTCGCTGGTCATGGAGGAGATGTCGGCCAACGGCTGCGCTCTGCTGATGATGGTCGTCTCGCCGGCCATCAACGGCACCATCATCTCCAAGTTCGGCACCGACGAGCAGAAGAAGCGGTGGATCCCCGGTATCGCCGACGGCTCGCTGACCATGGCGTTCGCCATCACCGAGCCCGACGCCGGATCGAACTCGCACAAGATCACCACCACCGCGCGCCGCGACGGGTCGGACTGGATCCTCAAGGGCCAGAAGACCTTCATCTCCGGCGTCGACCAGGCGCAGGCCGTGCTGGTGGTCGGCCGCAGCGAGGACGCCAAGACCGGCAACCTGCGGCCCGCACTGTTCGTGGTGCCCACCGACACCCCCGGTTTGAGCTGGACGCCGATCGAGATGGAACTGGTCAGCCCCGAGCGCCAGTTCCAGGTGTTCCTCGACGACGTGCGGCTGCCGGCCGACGCGCTGGTGGGCTCCGAGGACGCCGCCATCGCGCAGCTGTTCGCGGGCCTGAACCCCGAGCGCATCATGGGCGCGGCCAGCGCGGTCGGCATGGGCCGCTTCGCGATTGGCAAGGCGGTCGACTACGTCACCACCCGCCAGGTGTGGAAGACCCCCATCGGCGCGCACCAGGGCCTGTCGCATCCGCTGGCCCAGAACCACATCGAGATCCAGCTGGCCAAGCTGATGATGCAGAAGGCCGCGACGCTCTATGACGCCGGCGACGACTTCGGCGCGGCCGAGGCGGCCAACATGGCCAAGTACGCCGCCGGGGAGGCATCCACTCGGGCGGTCGACCAGGCGGTGCAGTCGCTCGGCGGCAACGGCCTGACCAAGGAGTACGGCATCGCCGCGGCGGTCACCTCGTCCCGGCTGGCGCGGATCGCGCCGGTGAGCCGGGAGATGATCCTCAACTTCGTCGCGCAGACCTCGCTGGGCCTGCCTCGAAGCTACTGA